The Pseudolabrys sp. FHR47 genome contains a region encoding:
- a CDS encoding homospermidine synthase has product MTDWPVYATITGPIVMVGFGSIGKGTLPMIERHLKYDKSRMVVLDPKDEGRKALCEKHGVKFIQKGLTRDNYREILTPLLTAGGGQGFCVNLSVDTGSVDIMELCNELGALYIDTVNEPWLGFYFDKSKGAAARSNYALREATLAAKKARKPGSTTAVSCCGANPGMVSFFVKQALLNVAADLKLNVPEPKTKGEWADLMRHAGVKGIHIAERDTQRCNKPKPPEVFVNTWSVEGFLSEGMQPAELGWGTHEKWMPANAHTHETGSQAAIYLMQPGANTRVRTWCPTRGAQYGFLVTHNESISISDYFTVRDQTGKAVYRPTCHYAYHPADDAVLSLHELFGSGKMQEKHHILEEDEIVDGIDELGVLLYGHGKNAYWFGSQLSIEETRELAPYQNATALQVTSAVIGGMVWALEHPNEGIVEADEMDFHRLLEIQLPYLGPVKGYYTEWTPLTGRPGLFPEDIDTSDPWQFKNVLVG; this is encoded by the coding sequence ATGACCGATTGGCCCGTCTACGCCACGATCACCGGACCCATAGTGATGGTCGGCTTCGGCTCGATCGGCAAAGGCACGCTGCCGATGATCGAGCGCCACCTCAAATACGACAAGTCGCGCATGGTCGTTCTCGACCCCAAGGACGAGGGCCGCAAGGCGCTCTGCGAGAAGCACGGCGTCAAGTTCATCCAGAAGGGCCTGACCCGCGACAATTACCGCGAGATCCTGACGCCGCTGCTGACCGCGGGCGGCGGCCAGGGCTTCTGCGTCAATTTGTCGGTCGACACCGGCTCGGTCGACATCATGGAGCTGTGCAACGAACTGGGCGCGCTCTACATCGACACGGTCAACGAGCCGTGGCTCGGCTTCTACTTCGACAAGTCGAAGGGCGCGGCGGCGCGTTCGAACTATGCGCTGCGCGAGGCAACGCTCGCCGCCAAGAAGGCGCGCAAGCCGGGCTCGACCACGGCCGTGTCGTGCTGCGGCGCCAATCCCGGCATGGTGTCGTTCTTCGTCAAGCAGGCGTTGCTCAACGTCGCGGCGGACCTGAAGCTCAACGTGCCCGAACCGAAGACCAAGGGCGAATGGGCGGACCTGATGCGTCATGCGGGCGTCAAGGGCATCCATATCGCCGAACGCGACACCCAGCGCTGCAACAAGCCGAAGCCGCCGGAAGTATTCGTCAACACCTGGTCGGTCGAGGGCTTCCTGTCGGAAGGCATGCAGCCGGCCGAACTCGGATGGGGCACGCACGAGAAGTGGATGCCGGCGAACGCGCATACGCATGAGACGGGATCGCAGGCCGCCATCTATCTGATGCAGCCCGGCGCCAACACGCGCGTGCGCACCTGGTGCCCGACGCGCGGCGCGCAATACGGCTTCCTGGTGACGCACAACGAGTCGATCTCGATCTCGGATTATTTCACGGTGCGCGATCAAACGGGCAAGGCCGTTTACCGGCCGACCTGCCACTACGCCTATCACCCGGCGGACGACGCGGTGCTGTCACTGCATGAGCTGTTCGGCTCGGGCAAGATGCAGGAGAAGCACCACATCCTCGAGGAAGACGAGATCGTCGACGGCATCGACGAGCTTGGCGTGCTGCTCTACGGCCACGGCAAGAATGCCTACTGGTTCGGCTCGCAGCTCTCCATCGAGGAGACGCGCGAACTGGCGCCGTATCAGAACGCCACCGCGCTACAGGTCACGTCGGCGGTGATCGGCGGCATGGTCTGGGCGCTGGAGCACCCGAACGAGGGCATCGTCGAAGCCGACGAGATGGACTTCCATCGTTTGCTGGAAATCCAGTTGCCTTATCTCGGCCCGGT